TCGAAGACCAGTACGTGCGTGCGCAGACCGGTGTCGGCGCCGCCAGCGCCGCCGCGCACTAAGCCGCGTCGCTGCACACCCCGGCCGCCATGTGCGGCCCCGAACCCCCTCCGGCTTTCGGGCCCGAGGGGGTTCTTGTTTGCGGCGGGCGAGGTGGCGGCGTCATGGCCGGGTGCTAGACTCGCCCGCGTCTCATTTCCCGCGCGGGAGCCTCCGTGGCGCTGCTCAACCACCTGCTGCTCATCCTGCTGCTGATCGCGGTCAGCGCCTTCTTCTCGCTCGCCGAAATCTCGCTGGCGGCAGCGCGCAAGATCAAGCTCCAGCAACTGGCGGAAGAGGGCGTGGCCGACGCGCGGCGCGTACTGGCGCTGCAGGAGAGCCCCGGCAGCTTCTTCACCGTGGTGCAGATCGCGCTCAACGCGGTCGCCATCCTCGGCGGCATCGTCGGCGAGCAGGCGCTGTCGCCCTACGTGGAGTCCGCGCTGCGCCCGTTCTACGCCGGCCCCGCGCTCGGCACCGTCAGTTTCGTGATCGCGTTCGTCTTCGTGACTTCGATGTTCGTGCTGCTGGCCGATCTGATGCCCAAGCGCCTGGCGATGGTGAAGCCCGAGGCGGTGGCGATGCGGGTGGTGCGACCGATCCAGGCCAGCATGTGGCTGTTCGCGCCGCTGGTGTGGCTGTTCAACAGCCTGGCGGACCGCCTGTTCGGGCTGTTCGGCGTGCCGAGCGCGCGCGCGGACGACATCACCTCGGACGACATCCTCGCGATGGCCGAAGCCGGCACGCGCGCCGGCGCACTGCTGGAGCAGGAGCAGAACCTGATCCGCAACGTGTTCGAACTGGACGCCCGCATCGTGCCCTCGGCGATGACCTCGCGCGACAGCGTCGTGTACTTCACGCTGGGCGAAGCCGAGGACAGCATCCGGCGCAAGATGGCGGCGCATCCGCACGGCAAGTTCCCGGTGTGCGAGAGCGGCATCGACGACGTCATCGGCTACGTGGATGCGAAGGACCTCTTCCGCCGCATCCTGCAGGGGCAGGACCTGTCGCTGCGCACCCAGCCGATCGTGCGCAAGGTGCTGATGCTGCCGGACACGCTGACACTGTTCGAGGCACTGGAGCGCTTCCGCGACGCCAAGGAGGACTTCGCGCTGGTGATCAGCGAGTACGCGCTGGTGGTCGGCCTGCTGACGCTGCAGGACGTCATGAACACCGTGATGGGCGAACTCGGCAGCCCCTACCAGGAGGAACTGATCGTGCGCCGCGATGATTGCTCCTGGCTGATCGACGGCGTCACCCCGATCGAGGACGTGATGCAGGCGCTGGAGATCGAGGTTTTCGAAGGCTTCGAGAACTACGAGACGATCGCCGGCTTTCTGATGTACCGGCTGCGCAAGGTGCCCAAGCGCACCGACTTCGTGGTCTACGCCGGCTACAAGTTCGAAGTGGTCGACATCGACAACTACCGCATCGACCAGGTGCTGGTGACGCGGGAGCCCGCCGCGGCCTGATCACCACAGCGATCGCCGCCGGGCCGCCCCAAGGCGATCGCGTGCCCCCTTGGGGGTGAAGCAGGGGTTTCACGGAGCACTGCTCCGTGCCTGCGGAACGGGCCGGCTGTGCAAAGCCGGCACTCCTGCCGCGCAGCGGGCGGGGGCAGAAAACCGCGATCGCCGCCGGGCCGCCCCAAGGCGATCGCGTGCCCCCTTGGGGGGTGAAGCAGGGGTTTCACGGAGCGTTGCTCCGTGCCTGCGGAACGGGCCGGCTGTGCAAAGCCGGCACTCCTGCCGTGCAGCGGGCGGGGGCAGAAAACCGCGATCGCCGCCGGGCCGCCCCAAGGTGATCGCGTGCCCCCTCGGGGGGGGTGAAGCAGGGGTTTCACGGAGCACTGCTCCGTGCCTGCGGAACGGGCCGGCTGTGCAAAGCCGGCACTCCTGCCGTGCAGCGGGCGGGGGCAGAAAACCGCGATCGCCGCCGGGCCGTCCCAAGGCGATCGCGTGCCCCCTCGGGGGGCGACCGCGCAGCGGGCGGGGGCAGAAAAACTACGCGGCGCGGTTGCGCGCCTCCGCGATTCGAGACAGCGCCGCGCGGCCGCTGTGGATGTGGCGGCGCATCCGGGTTTCCGCCGCGTCCGGATCGCGCGCCAGCACCGCTTCCAGGATCTCTCGGTGTTCGGCGAGCGACTGCTCCAGGCGGCCTTCGGAAAACAGCGAATGGTGGCGCGACAGCTTGATCACCTTGCGCAGGTCCTCGATCACCTGCAGCAGCCAGCGGTTGTCGGCGATCTGCTGCAGCACGTGATGGAAAGCCTGGTTGGCCTCGAAGAAGCGGTCGATATCCTGCGCGGCGGCGGCGGCTTCCAGTGTGGCGTGGATGTCGCGCAGGCGGGCAAGGTCGGCGTCGCTGGCGCGCGCCACCGAGGCGCGGGCGCATTCGCCTTCCAGCAGGGCAATGATGTTGAAGACCTCGTCGAGGTCGCGCTCGGAAATCTCGGTGACGTAGCAGCCACGGCGCGGCTTGAGCGTGACCAGGCCTTCGGAGGCCAGCACCTTCAGCGCTTCGCGCAGCGGCGTGCGCGAGATGCCGTATTGCTCGGCCAGTGCCTGCTCGTCCACCCAGGTGCCCGGCGGCAGTTCGTGCGAGAAGATGCGCTCGCGCAGGCGTTCTGCGACTTCCTGATAAAGCGCGAGCGGGGCGATGCGGGACGCTGTCATGGCGGTGTGGTGGGCGGAGGCGCGCAAGGATACCCGGAGCGGGCGTCGTATGGGTCTCCGACGGTTGCATGCATAATTATGGATAAAGTATTATTTCCAACCTGATCGAAGTCAAGCGCTTCCACGATCGTCTTTCCGGTGGCGACGCAGGCATGGGAGGCGGAGCGCGCAAGCGCGCCGCGCATGAGAGGGACTGCGTTGCCCGTCGGAGCGCCGACGGCCGCCCGCGGTATGGTTCGCGGGCGGTCTCGTCGTCGCCGGTCGGTGCTTGTCACACATACATCTATGCCGCTGCGGCGGCGCTACTGATTCAGTGAGGGTTAGTCATGTCGAACGCCAACCTGCCCGCCTATCCGCAACCGGATCTCGAGGCCTGGAACAAGGCCGCCGCCAAGCAGGCGCCGGACGGCCAACTGGACAAGCTGAACTGGATCACGCCGGAAGGCCTGACCGTCAAGCCGCTGTACACCAAGGCTGACACCGCCGACCTGCCGCACGCCGACACCCTGCCGGGCTTCGAGCCCTTCCTGCGCGGCCCGCAGCCCACGATGTACGCGGTCAAGCCGTGGACCATCCGCCAGTACGCCGGCTTCTCCACCGCGGAAGAATCCAACGCCTTCTACCGCAAGGCGCTCGCCGCCGGCGGCCAGGGCGTGTCGGTGGCCTTCGACCTCGCCACCCACCGCGGCTACGACTCCGACAATCCCCGCGTGCTCGGCGACGTCGGCAAGGCCGGCGTGGCGATCGACTCGGTGGAAGACATGAAGATCCTGTTCGACGGCATCCCGCTCGACAAGATCTCGGTGTCGATGACCATGAACGGCGCGGTGCTGCCCATCCTCGCCGGCTACATCGTCGCGGCCGAAGAGCAGGGCGTGGCGCAGGACAAGCTGTCCGGGACCATCCAGAACGACATCCTCAAGGAGTTCATGGTCCGCAACACCTACATCTACCCGCCGACGCCGTCGATGAAGATCATCGCCGACATCTTCCAGTACACGTCGTCGCACATGCCCAAGTTCAACAGCATCTCGATCTCGGGCTACCACATCCAGGAAGCGGGCGCGAACCAGGCCATCGAACTGGCCTTCACGCTCGCCGACGGTCTCGAATACGTGCGCACCGGCATCGCCGCCGGCATGGACGTCGACACCTTCGCCGGCCGCCTGTCCTTCTTCTGGGCGGTGGGCATGAACTTCTACCTCGAGATCGCCAAGATGCGCGCCGCGCGCCTGCTGTGGTGGCGGATCATGAAGCAGTTCAACCCCAAGAGCCCCAAGTCGATGATGCTGCGCACCCACTCGCAGACTTCCGGCTGGTCGCTCACCGAGCAGGACCCGTACAACAACGTGGTCCGCACCACCATCGAGGCGATGGCCGCGGTGTTCGGCGGCACCCAGTCGCTGCACACCAACGCGCTCGACGAAGCGATCGCGCTGCCCACCGAGTTCTCGGCCCGCATCGCTCGCAACACCCAGATCATCATCCAGGAAGAGACCCACATCTGTAACGTCGTCGATCCCTGGGCCGGCTCCTACATGATGGAAAAGCTCACCCAGGACATGGCAGACAAGGCCTGGGCGCTGATCGAGGAAATCGAGGCCATGGGCGGCATGACCAAGGCGGTCGAATCCGGCTGGGCCAAGATGAAGGTCGAGGAATGCGCCGCCGACAAGCAGGCGCGCATCGACTCCGGCAAGGACGTCATCGTCGGCGTGAACAAGTACAAGCTGGCGAAGGAAGACCCGATCGAGATCCTCGACATCGACAACCACGCCGTGCGTGAAGCGCAGATCGCCCGTCTCACCAAGATCCGCGCCACCCGCGACAGCGCCGCGGTGCAGGCCGCGCTCGACGCGCTCACCCAGTGCGCCGAAAGCGGCGAAGGCAACCTGCTCGACCTCGCGGTCAAGGCGGTGCGTCTGCGCGCCTCGGTGGGCGAAATCTCCGACGCGCTGGAAAAGGTGTTCGGCCGCTACCGTGCCAACCCGCAGGCGGTGTCCGGCGTGTATGGCGCCGTGGTGGAAGACGACGCCGACTGGAAGGAACTGAAGGCCGAGA
Above is a window of Azoarcus olearius DNA encoding:
- the scpA gene encoding methylmalonyl-CoA mutase, translated to MSNANLPAYPQPDLEAWNKAAAKQAPDGQLDKLNWITPEGLTVKPLYTKADTADLPHADTLPGFEPFLRGPQPTMYAVKPWTIRQYAGFSTAEESNAFYRKALAAGGQGVSVAFDLATHRGYDSDNPRVLGDVGKAGVAIDSVEDMKILFDGIPLDKISVSMTMNGAVLPILAGYIVAAEEQGVAQDKLSGTIQNDILKEFMVRNTYIYPPTPSMKIIADIFQYTSSHMPKFNSISISGYHIQEAGANQAIELAFTLADGLEYVRTGIAAGMDVDTFAGRLSFFWAVGMNFYLEIAKMRAARLLWWRIMKQFNPKSPKSMMLRTHSQTSGWSLTEQDPYNNVVRTTIEAMAAVFGGTQSLHTNALDEAIALPTEFSARIARNTQIIIQEETHICNVVDPWAGSYMMEKLTQDMADKAWALIEEIEAMGGMTKAVESGWAKMKVEECAADKQARIDSGKDVIVGVNKYKLAKEDPIEILDIDNHAVREAQIARLTKIRATRDSAAVQAALDALTQCAESGEGNLLDLAVKAVRLRASVGEISDALEKVFGRYRANPQAVSGVYGAVVEDDADWKELKAEIEAFIAEEGRRPRIMIAKLGQDGHDRGAKVVASAFADLGFDIDIGPLFQTPEEAARHAVENDVHAVGCSSLAAGHKTLVPAIIAELKRLGAEDIITFVGGVIPAQDYDALYAAGAKGIFGPGTPIPKAAREVLKQIRAAKVAA
- a CDS encoding GntR family transcriptional regulator, which codes for MTASRIAPLALYQEVAERLRERIFSHELPPGTWVDEQALAEQYGISRTPLREALKVLASEGLVTLKPRRGCYVTEISERDLDEVFNIIALLEGECARASVARASDADLARLRDIHATLEAAAAAQDIDRFFEANQAFHHVLQQIADNRWLLQVIEDLRKVIKLSRHHSLFSEGRLEQSLAEHREILEAVLARDPDAAETRMRRHIHSGRAALSRIAEARNRAA
- a CDS encoding hemolysin family protein, which produces MALLNHLLLILLLIAVSAFFSLAEISLAAARKIKLQQLAEEGVADARRVLALQESPGSFFTVVQIALNAVAILGGIVGEQALSPYVESALRPFYAGPALGTVSFVIAFVFVTSMFVLLADLMPKRLAMVKPEAVAMRVVRPIQASMWLFAPLVWLFNSLADRLFGLFGVPSARADDITSDDILAMAEAGTRAGALLEQEQNLIRNVFELDARIVPSAMTSRDSVVYFTLGEAEDSIRRKMAAHPHGKFPVCESGIDDVIGYVDAKDLFRRILQGQDLSLRTQPIVRKVLMLPDTLTLFEALERFRDAKEDFALVISEYALVVGLLTLQDVMNTVMGELGSPYQEELIVRRDDCSWLIDGVTPIEDVMQALEIEVFEGFENYETIAGFLMYRLRKVPKRTDFVVYAGYKFEVVDIDNYRIDQVLVTREPAAA